A single genomic interval of Vibrio maritimus harbors:
- a CDS encoding LysR family transcriptional regulator, producing the protein MLDKMAFFIYVIRSGSISSAARRCNISVSAGSRWLQELESHFGTALCYRSNRLLEATHAGQTLFEEFSPLVDSAERITRKLEDYQSHEKGHIDIACTPVYANHFLMDKLRHYANDHPEVTFNINVTPWALDHASTSDLMISANASYQGYREKDLLLVKRELMQCPFVVVASPDYLSDHNEPEHPQDLLKHPCLVATTLTGSNDWIFRRQSENILLKVPKTIEVNDSDLLLKGVMNGMGIAYLPDFVVNEAIDNGKLKPLLLDYETSVWSLNLYYHSPQSASPTATKFKTYLLSDDPDAGN; encoded by the coding sequence ATGCTCGATAAAATGGCTTTCTTTATCTACGTCATTCGCTCTGGTTCAATATCGTCGGCTGCGCGGCGCTGCAATATCTCGGTCTCCGCGGGCAGTCGTTGGTTGCAAGAGCTAGAAAGTCACTTCGGGACAGCGCTTTGCTATCGCTCAAATCGCCTTTTAGAGGCAACACACGCTGGGCAAACCTTGTTTGAAGAATTCTCCCCACTTGTCGATAGTGCCGAGCGCATTACGCGTAAGCTCGAAGACTATCAATCCCATGAGAAAGGTCATATTGATATCGCCTGTACCCCCGTTTATGCCAATCACTTTCTAATGGATAAACTGCGTCACTACGCCAACGATCACCCAGAGGTCACTTTTAATATCAATGTCACCCCTTGGGCACTCGACCATGCAAGTACCAGTGACCTGATGATCAGCGCCAATGCGAGCTATCAGGGCTATCGAGAAAAAGATTTATTGCTAGTGAAAAGAGAGCTAATGCAATGCCCATTCGTCGTTGTGGCCTCCCCCGACTACCTGAGTGATCACAATGAACCTGAGCATCCACAAGATCTCCTTAAACATCCGTGCTTAGTAGCAACAACGTTAACAGGCAGCAACGATTGGATCTTTAGACGTCAGTCTGAAAATATTCTTTTAAAGGTGCCAAAAACCATTGAAGTCAACGACAGTGATTTACTTCTAAAAGGGGTGATGAACGGAATGGGTATCGCCTATTTACCTGACTTTGTGGTCAATGAGGCGATTGATAATGGCAAGTTAAAGCCACTTTTGCTTGATTATGAGACTAGCGTGTGGAGCCTCAACCTGTACTATCACTCGCCGCAGTCGGCTTCACCAACTGCGACAAAGTTCAAAACGTACTTGTTAAGTGATGACCCAGATGCAGGGAATTAA
- a CDS encoding Gfo/Idh/MocA family protein, giving the protein MFNEERHFEQPIRWAMVGGGRGSQIGYSHRNAAQRDGLFKLVAGAFDLDAERCRDFGVNLGLDPERCYSSYKELFAQEAQREDGIQAVSIATPNSTHYEICKAALEAKLHVVCEKPITFTTEEAEELKTIAAQNNCVIGVMYGYTGFPMVQQAREMVQRGDLGEIRVINMQFAHGFHNEEYEKNDPGLKWRVSPEVSGPTYVLGDIGTHAFYLNEVMTGLEVDSLACMRQSFIESRAPLEDNAHVMIKFKGGAVGTLWASAVNSGSMHQQKIRIVGSKASIEWWDEYPNQLRYEVQGEAPRVLERGMGYLYQDAEGVASNRVGGGHAEGYFESWANLYHRFALAFDAADRDDQEALAGIWFPGIDAGIEGVRLCEKCVESADQDAAWVSYK; this is encoded by the coding sequence ATGTTTAATGAAGAGCGTCATTTTGAGCAGCCAATTCGTTGGGCAATGGTAGGTGGTGGTCGTGGTAGTCAAATCGGCTACTCTCACCGCAATGCAGCGCAGCGTGATGGCCTGTTTAAGTTGGTAGCTGGTGCGTTTGACCTAGATGCTGAGCGCTGCCGCGATTTCGGTGTCAATCTTGGACTAGACCCAGAGCGCTGTTATTCAAGCTATAAAGAGTTATTCGCGCAAGAAGCACAGCGTGAAGATGGCATTCAAGCGGTATCTATCGCAACGCCAAACTCTACTCACTACGAAATTTGTAAAGCCGCACTAGAAGCCAAGCTTCATGTGGTGTGTGAGAAGCCAATTACCTTTACCACAGAAGAAGCAGAAGAGCTCAAAACCATCGCAGCACAAAACAACTGTGTCATCGGTGTTATGTATGGCTACACCGGCTTCCCAATGGTTCAGCAGGCTCGTGAAATGGTTCAGCGTGGCGACCTTGGTGAAATCCGAGTCATCAACATGCAGTTCGCGCACGGCTTCCACAACGAAGAATATGAAAAGAATGATCCGGGTCTGAAGTGGCGTGTAAGCCCTGAAGTATCGGGTCCAACTTATGTGCTAGGTGACATCGGTACTCACGCGTTTTATCTCAACGAGGTGATGACAGGTCTAGAAGTCGATAGCTTGGCATGTATGCGCCAGAGCTTTATCGAATCTCGTGCGCCACTCGAAGATAACGCGCACGTAATGATCAAGTTCAAAGGTGGCGCAGTGGGTACCTTGTGGGCATCGGCGGTCAACTCAGGCTCTATGCACCAGCAGAAGATCCGCATCGTTGGTTCAAAAGCGTCTATCGAATGGTGGGATGAGTATCCAAACCAACTTCGTTACGAAGTGCAAGGCGAGGCACCTCGTGTGCTAGAGCGCGGTATGGGTTACCTCTACCAAGATGCAGAAGGTGTCGCGTCTAACCGAGTCGGTGGTGGTCACGCTGAGGGCTATTTTGAATCTTGGGCGAACCTGTATCACCGTTTTGCTTTGGCGTTCGATGCTGCTGATAGAGATGATCAAGAGGCGCTAGCGGGTATCTGGTTCCCAGGTATTGATGCAGGTATCGAAGGCGTACGTTTGTGTGAGAAGTGTGTTGAGTCAGCAGACCAAGACGCGGCTTGGGTTAGCTACAAATAA
- a CDS encoding sugar phosphate isomerase/epimerase family protein — MKNRIACAPCCWGIEESHSPENPSWGKVLMEASDSGYQGIELGPTEYFPEDESLLSSACRTRGLTICAGKLQLPFSDVNALEQILEETEKTCVRLSKLGAKTLLLMEGNHPERNTSVGQSATAPRLNKAQKDALVDVLNKVIAVADKYSLRCLLHPGVGGYISFQDEIDYVLYAIPNSKLGLCIDIGHTFLDGMDPSQVIRRYASRVEHVHLKDVSVDKLRLAIRDKKPWVDAYATGLVTPLGEGDIKLKHVLSTLKQVDYQGWLVVEHEHDKSELTRVVDDLKRSRHYLTAVGV; from the coding sequence ATGAAAAATCGAATCGCATGCGCCCCATGCTGCTGGGGGATAGAAGAGTCTCACAGCCCGGAAAACCCAAGCTGGGGCAAGGTGCTCATGGAGGCCAGTGACAGTGGCTATCAAGGCATTGAGCTTGGTCCGACCGAGTACTTTCCCGAAGACGAATCACTACTAAGCAGTGCTTGCCGCACCCGAGGACTCACCATTTGTGCGGGTAAGCTTCAATTGCCATTTAGTGACGTAAATGCCTTAGAACAGATTCTTGAAGAGACAGAGAAAACTTGCGTTCGTCTGAGTAAACTTGGTGCCAAAACGTTGCTGCTAATGGAAGGGAATCATCCAGAGCGTAATACTTCAGTAGGTCAAAGTGCAACGGCGCCTAGGTTGAATAAGGCTCAGAAAGACGCGTTGGTCGATGTGCTAAATAAAGTCATCGCGGTTGCTGATAAGTACAGCTTAAGATGCTTATTGCATCCAGGTGTTGGCGGTTACATCAGCTTTCAAGATGAAATCGATTATGTCCTGTATGCCATCCCTAATAGTAAGCTAGGTTTGTGTATCGATATTGGGCATACCTTCTTAGATGGTATGGATCCCAGCCAAGTGATTAGGCGATATGCAAGTCGCGTAGAACACGTTCACCTTAAGGATGTGTCCGTCGATAAATTGAGGCTGGCGATACGCGACAAAAAACCTTGGGTGGACGCTTATGCAACTGGCTTGGTCACCCCTTTAGGTGAAGGCGACATTAAGCTGAAACACGTGCTTTCGACGTTAAAACAGGTCGATTATCAAGGTTGGCTTGTGGTTGAGCATGAACATGATAAGAGTGAGCTCACTCGCGTCGTAGACGATCTCAAACGCAGTCGACACTACTTAACCGCCGTTGGGGTATAG
- a CDS encoding CoA transferase subunit A codes for MKKSANAEQLRPLFHDGMTIMIGGFMATGAPESLIDLINEWDIKDITLISTDTATPGHGTSKLIAQKRVSKIYASHIGLNPETGKQMNEGTLDVELVPQGTLAERIRSGGAGLGGVLTPTGLGTLVAEGKQVINVDGKDYLLETPLKADVALIRGSIVDTRGNVFYRKTTQNFNPLMATAADTVIVEAETIVNLGDIEPESVHTPSLYVDYILTEDA; via the coding sequence ATGAAAAAATCTGCAAATGCCGAGCAGCTTCGTCCTCTTTTCCATGACGGAATGACCATCATGATCGGTGGATTTATGGCGACGGGTGCTCCAGAGTCGTTAATTGATTTAATCAATGAGTGGGACATTAAAGACATTACTCTTATATCGACGGATACCGCGACACCTGGCCATGGCACGAGTAAGCTCATTGCACAAAAACGCGTCAGCAAAATCTATGCGTCTCATATTGGTTTAAACCCAGAAACGGGCAAACAAATGAACGAGGGCACGCTTGATGTAGAGCTTGTTCCCCAAGGGACCTTGGCTGAGCGTATTCGAAGCGGCGGCGCTGGACTGGGCGGCGTATTAACGCCAACAGGTTTAGGTACATTAGTAGCGGAAGGTAAACAGGTCATTAACGTAGATGGTAAAGATTACCTACTTGAAACGCCGCTTAAAGCCGACGTTGCCTTAATTCGCGGTTCAATCGTCGATACTCGTGGTAACGTGTTTTATCGCAAGACAACGCAGAACTTCAACCCTTTGATGGCAACCGCCGCTGACACCGTTATCGTAGAAGCGGAAACCATTGTAAATCTGGGCGATATTGAGCCCGAATCAGTACACACACCTAGCCTATATGTGGATTACATTTTGACGGAGGATGCGTAA
- the iolD gene encoding 3D-(3,5/4)-trihydroxycyclohexane-1,2-dione acylhydrolase (decyclizing) translates to MKTVRLTVAEALAQYLAAQMIEIDGKKEQLFGTAFAIFGHGNVTCFGQQLKNIEDKIPTWRGQNEQSMATAAIAYAKANQRRRIGIATSSIGPGATNMVTAAGIAHTNRLPVLLIAGDAYVSRLPDPVLQQPENFYDPSITCNDAFKPLTRYWDRIISPTQLMHSLPQAIDTMLDPETCGPAFIGLPQDIQGVAYDFPEVFFEEKVHRIRRPEPEIADLEDAKAVLMKAEKPLIVSGGGVHYSLATDELAAFAKQHNIPVVETIAGRATMLQDNPLNAGPIGVTGSDSANYMAAHADVVVAIGTRLQDFTTGSWSVFKNPDMKLITINVGRFDAIKHRALPVKCDAKRGLVELSKLLGDWEGDSAWAQTAKTQADEWKAVVHRRTNPQEGDLLPGLSSYAEVIGKLNKSMQPGDTVLTAAGGLPAELAMNWQNYQIGKFDIEFGFSCMGYEIAGGWGAKVANPDNDVVVLVGDGSYLIQNSDIYSSVLTGHKMIVVVCDNGGFAVINKLQNNTGNDSFNNLLEDCRRPDGEVARVDFAKHAEAQGAISEKLTSVDEFDAALQRAKEADRTYVIVVDIDPVSPAAWSKCDCWWEVGLPEVTRNDHVAEKVASWEEGRATQRRGV, encoded by the coding sequence ATGAAAACTGTACGCCTAACTGTCGCAGAAGCGCTTGCACAATACTTAGCTGCTCAAATGATTGAAATTGATGGAAAGAAAGAGCAACTGTTCGGCACCGCTTTTGCCATATTTGGTCACGGTAATGTGACGTGCTTTGGACAGCAATTAAAGAACATCGAAGACAAAATCCCGACTTGGCGTGGTCAAAACGAACAGTCGATGGCGACGGCTGCTATTGCTTATGCAAAAGCAAACCAGCGCCGACGTATTGGTATTGCGACGAGCTCGATTGGCCCTGGCGCAACCAATATGGTGACAGCAGCAGGTATTGCTCACACTAACCGATTGCCTGTTCTGCTGATCGCAGGTGACGCATACGTAAGTCGCCTACCTGATCCTGTATTGCAGCAGCCAGAGAACTTCTATGATCCATCGATCACCTGTAATGACGCATTTAAACCTTTGACGCGTTATTGGGATCGCATTATCTCTCCAACACAGTTGATGCATTCTTTACCGCAAGCGATCGACACCATGCTTGATCCAGAGACATGTGGTCCAGCATTCATTGGTCTTCCTCAAGACATTCAAGGCGTCGCGTACGACTTCCCAGAAGTATTCTTCGAAGAGAAAGTGCACCGCATTCGTCGCCCAGAGCCAGAAATTGCTGATTTGGAAGATGCAAAAGCAGTATTGATGAAAGCAGAAAAGCCGTTGATTGTTTCTGGTGGCGGCGTTCATTACTCGCTCGCAACGGATGAGCTTGCGGCATTCGCGAAACAGCACAATATTCCTGTCGTTGAGACCATCGCGGGTCGAGCAACGATGCTACAAGACAATCCGTTGAACGCAGGGCCTATCGGCGTCACAGGCTCGGATTCTGCAAATTACATGGCAGCACACGCTGATGTCGTGGTTGCTATCGGAACGCGCTTGCAAGACTTCACAACGGGCTCGTGGAGCGTGTTTAAAAACCCAGACATGAAACTGATTACTATCAACGTCGGACGCTTCGATGCAATCAAACATCGCGCATTGCCAGTCAAGTGTGATGCAAAACGCGGTTTGGTTGAGCTATCGAAACTGCTAGGTGATTGGGAAGGTGACAGCGCATGGGCACAAACCGCTAAGACTCAGGCAGATGAGTGGAAGGCAGTAGTTCATCGTCGCACTAACCCTCAAGAGGGCGACTTGCTACCAGGTCTTTCTTCTTACGCAGAGGTGATTGGCAAGCTAAACAAATCTATGCAGCCAGGAGATACGGTGTTAACAGCAGCAGGCGGCTTACCTGCTGAGCTAGCAATGAACTGGCAAAACTACCAAATCGGTAAGTTTGATATCGAGTTCGGTTTCTCGTGCATGGGCTATGAAATTGCCGGTGGCTGGGGTGCAAAAGTGGCTAACCCAGACAACGACGTGGTTGTACTCGTGGGTGACGGCTCGTACCTGATTCAAAACTCAGACATCTACTCATCAGTACTGACGGGCCACAAGATGATTGTCGTGGTGTGTGATAACGGCGGTTTCGCGGTGATCAACAAGCTACAAAACAACACGGGCAACGACTCATTCAACAACCTACTTGAAGATTGCCGCCGTCCAGATGGCGAAGTGGCTCGCGTCGACTTTGCTAAGCACGCCGAAGCACAAGGCGCAATCAGCGAGAAGTTAACGTCTGTTGATGAGTTTGATGCAGCGTTGCAACGCGCGAAAGAAGCGGACCGTACTTACGTCATCGTTGTCGATATTGACCCAGTATCACCAGCCGCGTGGTCGAAGTGTGATTGCTGGTGGGAAGTCGGTCTACCAGAGGTGACTCGTAACGACCACGTGGCAGAGAAGGTTGCCAGCTGGGAAGAAGGTCGCGCCACACAGCGCCGCGGCGTCTAG
- a CDS encoding sulfite exporter TauE/SafE family protein, translating into MAVPAVLIYGIGKGGLGGALGIIAVPLMALAVAPTQAAAILLPILIVMDIFAVRHHYKNADYRVIKSMLPGALLGVLLAGLFLGVTSEAGLKLTIGLLSLAFCFQYWLGGERERSKPSTFSAWFWSSLSGFSSTAIHAGGGPASIYLLPLKLEKVTLIATMAVLFGLINLAKVIPYLVLGEFDSTNLLTALILIPLAPLGVKLGVMLLHRVSQTRIYQLCYLFLFLSGSKLCFDAAVAVI; encoded by the coding sequence ATGGCTGTTCCTGCCGTCCTTATCTATGGAATTGGCAAGGGCGGTCTTGGCGGGGCGTTAGGTATTATCGCCGTGCCGCTTATGGCGCTCGCCGTCGCACCCACACAAGCAGCGGCGATATTGCTGCCCATTCTAATCGTGATGGATATCTTTGCGGTTCGTCACCATTATAAAAACGCCGATTACAGAGTGATCAAAAGCATGCTGCCAGGCGCTTTGCTCGGCGTGTTACTAGCGGGGCTGTTTCTGGGAGTGACTTCAGAAGCGGGTCTAAAGCTTACTATTGGTTTGCTGTCACTAGCATTCTGCTTTCAGTACTGGCTGGGTGGCGAGCGTGAGCGATCAAAGCCAAGTACTTTTTCGGCGTGGTTCTGGAGCAGTTTAAGTGGATTTTCGAGTACCGCTATTCATGCTGGTGGAGGACCGGCAAGCATCTACTTGCTGCCGTTGAAGCTTGAGAAGGTCACTTTGATTGCAACCATGGCGGTGTTGTTTGGTCTTATTAATCTAGCAAAAGTGATCCCATATCTAGTACTAGGTGAGTTTGATTCTACCAACCTGTTAACGGCGCTTATTCTTATTCCTTTGGCACCGCTTGGCGTCAAACTCGGGGTAATGCTGCTGCATCGTGTCAGTCAGACGAGGATCTATCAGCTTTGTTATCTGTTCCTATTTTTATCGGGTAGCAAGCTCTGTTTTGATGCGGCTGTTGCTGTCATTTAA
- a CDS encoding acetyl-CoA C-acetyltransferase, which yields MERVFIVAAKRTPIGSFNGALSALSASELGAHAIKAALEQADISPDMVDEVIAGNVLTAGAGMGPGRQAALKAGIPDSVPAYTLNMICGSGMKTVMDAASHIRAGDAEVVVACGMESMSNAAFITSGQIRRGQRMGHLPLEDSIIKDGLTDAFHQYHMGITAENIAKKFSLSREEQDAFALNSQKKAVNAINNGDFNEEIAPVSIVSRRRQIEFKYDEYPKADCTYESLQKLRPAFDAEGSVTAGNASGINDGASAILLASESAVARLNLKPLAEVIEYGQGALAPEVMGLGPVPAIANTLNKAHLSIDDIDVFELNEAFAAQALGVVHSLAEQHDIDAPWLLERSNLSGGAIALGHPIGASGNRILTTLVYQLHRTQQDLGLASLCIGGGMGTAVILKRCN from the coding sequence ATGGAACGTGTATTTATCGTGGCGGCAAAACGCACGCCTATTGGCAGTTTTAATGGTGCATTGAGCGCCCTATCGGCATCGGAGCTTGGCGCGCATGCTATCAAAGCGGCGCTCGAGCAAGCTGACATCTCGCCAGATATGGTTGATGAAGTGATCGCGGGTAATGTGCTCACAGCTGGCGCCGGCATGGGACCAGGAAGACAAGCAGCATTAAAGGCCGGTATACCCGATTCAGTGCCTGCCTATACGCTCAATATGATCTGCGGCAGCGGCATGAAAACCGTAATGGATGCCGCAAGCCACATTCGAGCCGGAGATGCTGAGGTGGTCGTCGCCTGTGGTATGGAGAGCATGTCCAACGCCGCATTCATTACTTCAGGACAGATTCGCCGTGGTCAACGAATGGGTCACCTTCCCCTTGAAGACAGTATCATTAAAGATGGTCTAACGGATGCATTTCATCAGTACCACATGGGGATCACAGCTGAAAACATCGCGAAGAAGTTCAGCCTATCTCGTGAAGAGCAGGACGCGTTTGCACTCAATAGCCAGAAAAAGGCCGTGAACGCTATTAATAACGGCGATTTCAATGAGGAGATTGCGCCGGTTTCCATCGTCAGTCGACGTCGTCAAATTGAATTCAAATACGATGAATATCCAAAAGCCGATTGTACTTATGAGTCATTGCAAAAACTCCGCCCTGCATTCGATGCAGAAGGCAGTGTCACCGCAGGCAATGCCTCCGGCATCAATGACGGGGCGTCAGCCATCCTTCTTGCATCAGAGAGCGCGGTAGCGAGGTTAAACCTCAAGCCGCTTGCTGAGGTGATTGAATATGGGCAAGGCGCGCTCGCTCCTGAAGTAATGGGGCTCGGTCCAGTACCCGCCATCGCGAATACACTAAACAAAGCGCATTTGTCGATTGATGATATTGATGTGTTCGAGCTCAACGAAGCGTTTGCCGCCCAGGCGCTTGGCGTTGTCCACTCTCTTGCGGAGCAACATGATATTGATGCACCGTGGCTATTAGAGCGCAGTAACCTCTCAGGAGGGGCAATTGCACTCGGTCACCCTATTGGCGCCTCAGGCAACCGCATTCTAACGACCTTGGTGTATCAACTTCACCGAACCCAGCAAGACCTTGGCTTAGCATCACTTTGTATTGGCGGTGGTATGGGTACGGCTGTCATCTTGAAACGTTGCAACTAG
- a CDS encoding sugar porter family MFS transporter, which translates to MEATSKVEASKHNIAYIVRICCIAALGGILLGYDTAVISGAIGPIREHFGLSSAQTGWAVSSVVLGSIIGAVSAGWAALKYGRRNTLFIAAILFMISAVGSALASTFSFYVMLRIVGGVAVGLACVVSPMYMSEVAPKDFRGRAVSMFQQSAVIGQTGVFYVNYLIAKGMSEAWLVDMGWRWMLGSEIIPAALFAALLFIIPESPRWLVLKGKLTEAKATLSRISNPEHADRLISEIQDSLKDSRSSNKNKVSLRSPLLFAILVIGTFIAAAQQLTGINVIMYYTPEILKPITGSTENALFQTTFVGVVFILGNALGMYLIDKVGRLPLMKYGTFGCAFGMFVVGYVLYQQTEGYAALFALCLYVVSYATSWGCACWTMISEIFPNSIRSRAMAIAVGAQWFTGFIVTQSFPMLNDNAYLQENFNGAFAFWLFAVLSIICMFVVVRYVPETKGVSLEKMEEAMAEKLGKKHTHSTDQAHV; encoded by the coding sequence ATGGAAGCAACATCCAAGGTAGAAGCTAGTAAGCACAATATTGCCTATATCGTTCGTATCTGTTGTATAGCAGCGCTCGGTGGAATCCTCTTAGGCTATGACACCGCGGTAATATCCGGTGCGATTGGTCCCATCCGTGAACACTTCGGACTCAGTTCCGCGCAAACTGGCTGGGCCGTATCCAGTGTGGTACTCGGCAGTATTATCGGTGCCGTGAGTGCTGGTTGGGCAGCACTAAAATACGGACGACGTAACACCCTCTTTATCGCCGCCATCTTATTTATGATCTCCGCGGTTGGCTCAGCACTCGCCAGTACATTCAGTTTTTACGTCATGTTGCGTATTGTCGGTGGCGTCGCTGTTGGCTTGGCCTGTGTGGTATCACCCATGTACATGTCAGAAGTCGCACCAAAGGATTTTCGTGGGCGAGCAGTAAGTATGTTCCAACAGTCTGCCGTAATTGGTCAAACTGGCGTGTTTTATGTTAACTACCTCATCGCAAAGGGTATGTCAGAAGCATGGTTGGTAGATATGGGCTGGCGATGGATGCTCGGTTCAGAGATCATCCCAGCAGCTCTGTTCGCTGCGCTGCTATTTATTATTCCAGAGTCACCACGTTGGCTAGTATTGAAAGGCAAACTCACGGAAGCGAAAGCAACACTATCTCGCATCTCGAACCCTGAACATGCCGACCGACTCATCTCTGAAATTCAAGACTCTTTAAAGGACAGCCGCTCCTCTAACAAAAACAAAGTCAGCCTTCGCTCTCCCCTTCTATTTGCTATTTTGGTTATCGGTACGTTTATCGCAGCGGCTCAGCAGTTAACTGGTATCAACGTCATCATGTACTACACGCCAGAGATCCTTAAGCCGATTACTGGCTCAACTGAAAATGCGCTTTTCCAAACTACATTTGTCGGCGTCGTGTTTATCTTAGGTAACGCTTTGGGTATGTACCTTATCGACAAAGTGGGTCGTCTACCGCTGATGAAATACGGTACATTTGGCTGTGCGTTCGGTATGTTTGTCGTAGGCTACGTGCTGTATCAACAAACAGAAGGGTACGCTGCTCTATTCGCTCTATGTCTGTATGTTGTCTCTTACGCAACGTCATGGGGCTGTGCGTGTTGGACTATGATTTCTGAGATTTTCCCGAACAGCATCCGCTCACGTGCAATGGCAATTGCGGTAGGTGCACAATGGTTCACTGGCTTCATCGTCACGCAATCATTCCCTATGCTAAATGACAACGCTTACCTGCAAGAGAACTTTAACGGTGCCTTCGCCTTCTGGTTATTCGCGGTCCTTTCCATCATCTGTATGTTTGTGGTCGTTCGCTACGTACCTGAAACCAAAGGCGTCAGCCTTGAGAAAATGGAAGAAGCAATGGCAGAAAAACTGGGTAAAAAGCATACCCACTCAACTGACCAAGCTCATGTTTAA
- the iolE gene encoding myo-inosose-2 dehydratase: MSNVQYGISPLTWTNDDMPELGGEIPLETCLSEMAEAGFTGTELGTKYPREPEVLVPLLKEHGLVLASGWYSGNLMTMTADEEIAAMQDHIKLLKAAGCKAMVYGEVSNTVHGDINTPLSQRVILSMDEWKMYCEKLTKVADYLLNEHDIKLSFHHHVGTICETEDDINLMMEFTGDSVFLTLDTGHITYGGGNPVTMIERWGHRIGHMHFKDLRLDVMKAAREADKSFLNAVLDGVFTVPGTGDVDYDDVFAALKARNYQGWLLVEAEQDPAKAHPLTFAKTAYENITGYAEKYGL, from the coding sequence ATGAGCAACGTGCAATATGGAATTAGCCCACTGACTTGGACCAACGATGATATGCCAGAGCTTGGTGGCGAGATCCCTTTGGAAACGTGTTTAAGTGAAATGGCTGAAGCTGGATTCACAGGCACAGAGCTAGGCACCAAGTACCCACGTGAGCCTGAAGTACTCGTCCCACTGCTAAAGGAGCACGGTCTGGTACTAGCGTCGGGTTGGTATAGTGGCAACCTAATGACTATGACAGCAGATGAAGAGATTGCAGCGATGCAAGATCACATCAAGCTTTTGAAAGCAGCTGGCTGTAAAGCAATGGTTTATGGTGAAGTGAGCAATACCGTTCACGGCGATATCAACACACCACTTTCTCAACGTGTCATCCTATCAATGGATGAGTGGAAGATGTACTGCGAGAAACTAACAAAAGTAGCGGACTACCTACTGAACGAGCATGACATCAAGCTCTCTTTCCACCATCACGTTGGCACTATTTGTGAAACAGAAGACGACATTAATCTAATGATGGAGTTCACGGGCGACTCTGTGTTCTTAACGCTAGATACAGGCCACATCACGTACGGTGGCGGTAACCCAGTCACCATGATTGAGCGTTGGGGTCACCGTATCGGCCACATGCATTTCAAAGATCTTCGTTTAGACGTAATGAAAGCAGCACGTGAAGCGGATAAATCTTTCCTAAACGCAGTACTAGACGGCGTATTCACAGTACCTGGTACGGGCGACGTGGACTACGACGACGTATTTGCAGCGCTTAAAGCGCGCAACTACCAAGGTTGGTTATTGGTTGAAGCTGAGCAAGATCCTGCAAAGGCACACCCACTAACGTTCGCGAAAACAGCTTACGAGAACATCACAGGCTACGCGGAAAAATACGGCTTGTAA